A genomic region of Leptospira mtsangambouensis contains the following coding sequences:
- a CDS encoding AMP-dependent synthetase/ligase: MTQNYDNLYQALAHVAETLPNKVSFRKRKSAKEFPGISFRDLKQFVDHLSLGFIELGVEVGDRIGFFCDATVNWLRTDFAILTSGAVVVPRGTDIVREEILYILNHSEAKFLVVQKPKDKKRIDDLLGELPHLKQIFILETEQGDLYEGENSILSIAEKGKEIWGRNGKQTLENRIHQTDPDALATLIYTSGTTGNPKGVMLSQKGWITAIQNTISRLDMNSNDNAVSLLPPWHAFERAIEYAGIFLGIDFLVSNMSSLKDDLRDFRPTIFPSVPRIWESVYNGIIAKVAKEGGFKEKLFHFFLRFGSTWAHYYAMCFGFEFEIKKPNIIVSFIKRTYAFLILIFLSPLKLISIKIFSAIHKALGGRIRICISAGSALPSVVDGFLSAIGLKVLEGYGMTETSAVVSIRSNTKPTKGTVGIPIAGYQIRLKDDTGKILSDVGSKGTLWIKSKQILKGYYKRPELNQVVFDAEGFFDTGDLMMISHRNELVFAGRSKDTIALIGGENVEPIPIEDKLLTSSFIDQVMVVGHDKKTLGALIVPNFEAVETKIPGISKEKAGEWNTNPKVRELYRSEISRIISRENGFKGFEMIPANNFYVVPRPFDPDVEMTRTLKMKRNVISDVFSKQIEGIYQ; encoded by the coding sequence ATGACCCAAAACTACGACAACCTCTACCAAGCCCTTGCCCACGTCGCTGAAACTCTGCCAAATAAAGTTTCCTTTCGGAAACGAAAATCGGCCAAGGAATTCCCAGGAATCAGCTTCAGAGATCTGAAACAGTTTGTCGATCACTTGAGTTTGGGTTTCATCGAACTAGGAGTGGAAGTTGGAGACCGAATTGGATTTTTCTGTGATGCCACTGTCAATTGGCTTCGGACAGACTTTGCCATTTTAACTTCTGGGGCAGTAGTTGTGCCGAGGGGAACAGACATTGTCAGAGAAGAGATTCTATATATTCTCAATCATTCGGAAGCAAAATTCCTAGTGGTTCAAAAACCAAAGGATAAAAAACGAATTGATGATTTGTTAGGTGAACTTCCACATCTAAAACAAATTTTTATTTTGGAAACTGAGCAAGGTGATTTGTATGAAGGTGAAAATTCAATCCTATCGATCGCTGAAAAAGGAAAGGAGATCTGGGGAAGGAACGGCAAACAAACGTTAGAGAATAGGATTCATCAGACTGATCCAGATGCACTCGCCACTTTGATTTATACTTCTGGAACCACAGGGAATCCTAAGGGTGTGATGTTATCACAAAAAGGATGGATCACTGCGATTCAAAATACAATTTCTCGATTGGATATGAATTCCAACGACAATGCTGTCAGTTTACTTCCTCCATGGCATGCATTTGAAAGAGCCATTGAATATGCAGGTATCTTTCTTGGGATCGACTTTTTAGTTTCGAATATGTCATCGTTAAAAGATGATCTTCGTGATTTTCGTCCTACAATTTTCCCTTCTGTACCAAGAATTTGGGAATCTGTATACAACGGAATCATTGCCAAAGTAGCAAAAGAAGGTGGATTTAAAGAAAAGTTATTTCATTTCTTTTTGAGGTTTGGTTCTACTTGGGCGCATTATTATGCAATGTGTTTTGGTTTCGAATTTGAAATTAAAAAACCAAACATCATTGTGTCGTTCATAAAAAGAACTTATGCTTTTTTGATTTTAATTTTTCTTTCTCCTTTAAAACTCATTAGCATTAAAATTTTTTCTGCCATTCATAAAGCTTTGGGAGGAAGGATTCGGATCTGTATATCTGCTGGTTCTGCTCTACCAAGTGTAGTTGACGGATTTTTATCTGCAATAGGGCTAAAGGTTCTGGAAGGATATGGGATGACAGAAACTTCAGCTGTCGTTTCGATTCGGTCCAATACTAAACCAACCAAAGGCACTGTAGGGATTCCCATTGCCGGTTATCAAATTCGACTAAAGGATGATACAGGCAAAATACTATCAGATGTTGGTTCAAAAGGAACTCTTTGGATCAAATCAAAACAAATTTTAAAAGGTTACTATAAACGTCCAGAACTCAACCAAGTAGTTTTTGATGCAGAAGGTTTTTTTGATACTGGAGACCTAATGATGATCTCTCATCGAAATGAATTGGTTTTTGCTGGTCGTTCGAAAGATACCATTGCTCTGATTGGTGGAGAAAACGTAGAACCCATCCCAATCGAAGACAAATTATTAACTTCTTCCTTCATCGACCAAGTAATGGTTGTAGGTCATGACAAAAAAACTCTTGGTGCCCTCATTGTTCCTAACTTTGAAGCAGTAGAAACAAAGATTCCCGGCATTTCTAAAGAAAAAGCAGGAGAATGGAATACCAATCCTAAGGTTCGGGAATTATACCGATCAGAAATTTCACGCATTATTTCTCGCGAAAACGGATTCAAAGGATTCGAGATGATACCAGCTAACAATTTTTATGTGGTTCCTCGACCCTTTGATCCCGATGTCGAAATGACACGTACTTTAAAAATGAAGAGAAATGTCATTTCGGATGTATTCTCAAAACAAATTGAAGGAATTTACCAATGA
- a CDS encoding acyl-CoA dehydrogenase family protein — protein sequence MIHPKLNPYLNEEERSFYNTVFQFSEDKVFPSAEERDEKEIWSDDLWKEFSKAGLTGLTIPSEFGGEGASCLQCSIATDAFASGSLDGGMGLSWVAHLVIGTMPIIFQGTNEQKSKYLPKLASGEWMAGFALTEPASGSDAASLLTKAEEVDGGWKLNGTKMYITNGPVGQVFVVMARTSEKGRGPMGISAFIVESHTPGFKVSKVLKKLGHHTSMTAELVFEDMIIPKENLLGPINTGFMRIGKETLEWERTVFVAGLSGAMEFCFRKGLRYANERVQFGKPISSFYGMRDILVRNWVYIQAARRLIYWVAERKDRGVASPLESSLGKLISSEIAEDVAKDSVQLFGGYGYMKEYSVERFYRDVKLGTIGGGTSEIQRSIISSLYPGKEKFLKDFSKLEVESSLADKIQNVLFEIILSMDAEPNRKKQQSVEFAFADVLSIFVILSLSEIDTHKSTEYYSRDEKLMDRKLLSYYLVGKYLMSFTRLSHYVPEKLTQLWDSYSQLGKSIEETVHERFHSLQELL from the coding sequence ATGATACACCCAAAACTGAATCCCTATCTAAATGAGGAGGAAAGAAGTTTTTACAATACGGTTTTCCAATTTTCGGAAGATAAAGTTTTCCCCTCTGCAGAAGAAAGAGATGAAAAAGAAATCTGGTCGGATGATTTATGGAAGGAATTTAGTAAAGCAGGTTTAACAGGACTTACCATCCCATCGGAATTTGGTGGGGAGGGCGCAAGTTGTTTACAGTGTTCCATTGCAACCGATGCATTCGCATCAGGTTCGTTAGATGGAGGAATGGGGCTTTCCTGGGTTGCTCACTTAGTAATTGGAACAATGCCGATTATTTTCCAAGGCACAAACGAACAAAAATCTAAATACCTTCCTAAACTCGCTTCCGGAGAATGGATGGCAGGATTTGCTCTCACTGAACCAGCCTCCGGATCCGATGCAGCTTCTCTTTTAACAAAAGCGGAAGAAGTGGATGGTGGTTGGAAATTGAATGGCACAAAAATGTACATCACCAATGGTCCCGTTGGGCAAGTATTTGTTGTGATGGCCCGAACTTCTGAAAAAGGTAGAGGACCAATGGGGATTTCTGCTTTTATCGTAGAAAGTCATACTCCTGGATTTAAGGTCAGTAAAGTTTTAAAAAAGTTAGGTCATCATACTTCTATGACCGCTGAACTTGTGTTTGAGGATATGATCATTCCAAAGGAAAACTTACTCGGCCCAATCAATACAGGTTTTATGCGGATCGGGAAAGAAACTTTGGAATGGGAAAGGACTGTTTTTGTGGCAGGACTCTCAGGTGCCATGGAGTTTTGTTTTCGTAAAGGACTTCGTTATGCGAACGAAAGGGTACAATTCGGAAAACCAATTTCAAGTTTTTATGGAATGCGTGATATTCTAGTTCGGAACTGGGTATATATCCAAGCTGCACGTAGATTGATATATTGGGTGGCGGAACGAAAGGATAGAGGTGTTGCCTCTCCATTAGAAAGTAGTTTGGGAAAACTCATATCTTCGGAAATTGCAGAGGATGTAGCAAAAGATTCTGTGCAGTTGTTTGGTGGTTATGGTTATATGAAGGAATACTCAGTAGAACGATTTTACAGAGATGTAAAATTGGGCACTATTGGCGGTGGAACCAGTGAAATCCAACGTTCCATTATTTCATCTTTATATCCAGGAAAAGAAAAGTTTTTAAAAGATTTTTCTAAATTAGAAGTAGAGTCTAGTCTAGCAGACAAAATTCAAAATGTACTTTTTGAAATCATACTTTCTATGGATGCAGAACCAAATCGAAAAAAACAACAATCAGTCGAATTTGCATTTGCAGACGTTTTGTCCATTTTTGTGATCCTTTCTCTTTCGGAAATAGACACTCATAAATCGACAGAATACTATTCTCGTGATGAAAAATTGATGGATCGAAAGTTACTTTCGTATTATCTTGTGGGCAAGTATCTTATGTCATTCACTCGACTTTCTCATTATGTTCCCGAAAAATTGACCCAACTTTGGGATTCTTATTCTCAACTGGGGAAATCAATTGAGGAAACGGTTCATGAGCGTTTCCACTCCCTTCAGGAACTTTTGTAA
- a CDS encoding sensor histidine kinase, giving the protein MKAASRIAFFYLLFGYVWIYFSDYAISLIFKSPEELREVQSLKGWGFVTVSAVIIYILLVRELRRQKHVLLEKVESDQLFQVIVERIEDAVIVFNLDTWKIDFLSEQVSRLFDIPKKEILIHPELLIERVHEGDRARMTNIWMNQLRENHTGLLYRICMLDGKIRWALEHRLFIPTKDGSANKAVAVISDMTSYMENQSKLERSLRENETLLTEVHHRVKNNLAVIISFLQLQVYSSPPETADILEQSIVRIKAIALVHEKLYSSKNLSGLSSVDYITSLVENIKLMYMRTDIRIELDIQKLEFNIVDAIPMGLMITEMLTNSFRHAFVGGQSDAWIKIDFVVMDQFNYELKYRDNGIGFPPGLNYKKAESIGLSVIFSLCSQMNGRELECSSAPNEGVFYHFAFSPKKVIPEENVNVSKG; this is encoded by the coding sequence ATGAAAGCAGCTAGCCGAATTGCATTTTTTTATTTGTTATTCGGCTACGTCTGGATTTATTTTTCAGACTATGCGATTTCTCTTATATTCAAATCTCCTGAAGAACTAAGGGAAGTCCAAAGTCTGAAAGGTTGGGGATTTGTGACTGTGTCTGCAGTCATCATTTATATACTTTTGGTTCGAGAGTTGAGGAGACAAAAACATGTTTTATTAGAAAAAGTAGAATCTGACCAACTTTTCCAAGTGATTGTAGAAAGGATTGAAGATGCAGTGATTGTTTTCAATTTGGATACTTGGAAAATAGATTTTTTAAGTGAACAGGTTTCTCGTTTATTTGATATCCCAAAAAAAGAAATTCTCATTCATCCTGAACTTTTAATCGAACGTGTTCACGAAGGCGATCGAGCACGGATGACAAATATTTGGATGAATCAATTACGAGAAAATCATACAGGGTTATTGTATCGAATTTGTATGTTAGATGGAAAAATTAGATGGGCGTTGGAACATCGACTTTTTATCCCAACGAAAGATGGAAGTGCAAATAAAGCAGTAGCTGTCATTTCAGATATGACTAGTTATATGGAAAACCAATCCAAATTGGAACGTTCTCTGAGAGAAAATGAAACTTTGCTGACAGAAGTTCATCATAGAGTGAAAAACAATTTAGCAGTTATCATTTCTTTTTTACAACTTCAAGTATATTCCTCTCCTCCAGAGACTGCTGATATTTTGGAACAAAGTATTGTTCGAATCAAAGCCATAGCACTTGTCCATGAAAAACTTTATAGTAGCAAAAACTTATCAGGTCTAAGTTCGGTTGATTATATTACAAGTCTTGTGGAAAATATAAAACTTATGTATATGAGAACGGACATTCGCATCGAACTCGATATCCAGAAATTAGAATTTAATATTGTCGATGCTATCCCTATGGGACTAATGATTACGGAAATGTTGACCAATAGTTTTCGACATGCATTCGTTGGGGGACAATCGGATGCTTGGATTAAAATTGATTTTGTTGTGATGGATCAGTTCAATTATGAATTAAAATATCGAGACAATGGAATTGGTTTCCCTCCCGGTCTTAATTATAAAAAAGCAGAATCCATTGGATTGTCTGTGATTTTTTCGTTATGCAGTCAGATGAACGGTCGCGAATTGGAATGTTCGTCTGCACCAAACGAAGGTGTGTTTTATCATTTTGCCTTTTCACCAAAAAAGGTAATTCCAGAGGAAAATGTAAATGTATCAAAAGGGTAA
- a CDS encoding MaoC family dehydratase, which produces MYQKGKSFLEIQIGDSASFTKTITETDVYLFAGISGDFNPLHVDEEYAKSTSFGTRIAHGGLAASLLAPVLGMKLPGLGTVALETTTKFRKPVYFGDTITCFVEVVEKVERLKAVKMKIVWTNQKSEVVSKGETLVIPPG; this is translated from the coding sequence ATGTATCAAAAGGGTAAAAGTTTTTTAGAAATTCAAATTGGCGATTCTGCTTCCTTTACCAAAACAATTACGGAAACGGATGTATATCTTTTTGCAGGAATCAGTGGGGATTTTAATCCACTCCATGTTGATGAAGAATACGCCAAATCAACTAGTTTCGGAACAAGGATTGCTCATGGGGGACTTGCTGCTTCACTGCTTGCCCCTGTGCTTGGAATGAAGTTGCCAGGTCTTGGAACGGTTGCATTGGAAACGACAACCAAATTCAGAAAACCTGTGTATTTTGGAGACACTATCACATGTTTTGTGGAGGTTGTTGAAAAAGTGGAAAGACTAAAAGCGGTGAAGATGAAAATTGTTTGGACCAACCAAAAATCAGAAGTGGTGAGTAAGGGAGAAACTCTTGTCATTCCTCCCGGTTGA
- a CDS encoding DUF1292 domain-containing protein — translation MDMKDFGFQGDDFLPSRVTEEIDLVDEKGNSYQWEVFYSFSQMGNDYLVFLPSTEQEFQFVNVEMDDPDSDVPGYIVMRIGQDESGEEILEEILDEDELEEIREYVEDEIGLVGQFLNREE, via the coding sequence ATGGATATGAAAGATTTTGGATTTCAAGGTGATGACTTTCTTCCGAGCAGAGTCACAGAAGAAATAGATCTTGTAGATGAAAAGGGAAACAGCTACCAATGGGAAGTCTTTTATTCTTTTTCGCAAATGGGAAATGATTATCTAGTTTTTCTACCAAGTACAGAACAAGAATTTCAATTTGTGAATGTGGAAATGGATGATCCTGATTCCGACGTGCCAGGATACATCGTCATGCGCATTGGGCAAGACGAATCAGGAGAGGAAATTTTAGAAGAAATTTTAGATGAAGACGAATTGGAAGAAATTCGAGAATATGTCGAAGATGAAATTGGACTCGTTGGACAATTCCTCAACCGGGAGGAATGA
- a CDS encoding HNH endonuclease, which yields MTDTPSDSFFSDVSDEEIARERKKAKELKTTAWWKNKRSSGVCHYCGKKFKVEELTMDHLIPLIRGGKSVKANLVPSCKECNFKKKHSLPFEKEFFS from the coding sequence ATGACGGATACACCTTCCGATTCTTTTTTTTCCGACGTGAGCGATGAAGAAATTGCAAGGGAACGAAAGAAGGCAAAAGAACTAAAAACAACTGCATGGTGGAAGAACAAACGATCTTCCGGAGTTTGCCATTATTGTGGGAAAAAGTTCAAAGTGGAAGAGCTGACAATGGACCACCTAATCCCTCTTATCCGAGGTGGAAAATCGGTCAAAGCCAATTTAGTCCCCTCATGCAAAGAATGTAACTTCAAAAAAAAACATAGTCTTCCCTTTGAGAAGGAGTTTTTCTCCTAA
- a CDS encoding acyltransferase family protein, with product MGRLVYLDNLRSFALLLGIVFHAAIVYASEIKYAIQVEDRSDVLSYFCYWIHSYRMPMFYMISGFFSAMVWEKKGRSFYLEARFKRVLVPTIFGLILIAPIQYYLTEKIKNPNIEILSFLKFFFTKENFQHSHIWFLVDLFCFSILYSLIPKSIFKSKLWDQIPHGNFRYLILIGFCFSVVFLSHIQISKGESYYGIFKLTFIFQFSFFLSGVFCYHWKSILIPKTVSRLKTLSVFIWAIVIFLVFRDLEIEDPLWIYFHYANVWLRPIHIFLWVLSPFLWTNFLVSVFQSFGNKDGKLGSYLIEASLPIYLVHHPISLFFAYWVREIEWGIWVKFISHILFVLLVSFFLYEVLIRKIKPLRFVFGLKTK from the coding sequence ATGGGAAGATTGGTTTACCTAGATAATTTGAGGTCCTTTGCACTTTTACTTGGAATTGTGTTTCATGCAGCTATCGTGTATGCTTCAGAGATCAAATATGCCATCCAAGTTGAGGATCGGAGTGATGTTCTCTCTTATTTTTGTTATTGGATTCATAGTTATCGAATGCCAATGTTCTATATGATTTCAGGTTTTTTTTCAGCAATGGTTTGGGAAAAAAAAGGTAGGAGTTTTTATTTAGAGGCAAGATTTAAACGTGTATTAGTTCCAACAATTTTTGGACTTATTTTGATTGCACCCATCCAATACTATTTAACCGAAAAAATAAAAAATCCAAATATAGAAATTTTATCGTTCCTAAAATTCTTTTTTACAAAAGAAAATTTTCAGCATTCGCATATTTGGTTCCTTGTTGATTTGTTTTGTTTTAGTATTCTTTATAGTTTGATTCCAAAATCCATATTTAAATCAAAACTTTGGGATCAAATTCCACATGGAAATTTTAGGTATTTGATTCTAATTGGTTTTTGTTTTTCTGTCGTGTTTTTAAGTCATATACAAATTTCCAAAGGGGAATCATATTACGGAATCTTCAAACTTACATTTATCTTTCAGTTTTCGTTTTTTCTTTCCGGAGTTTTTTGTTATCATTGGAAAAGTATTTTGATACCTAAAACCGTTTCTCGATTAAAAACACTCTCCGTTTTCATTTGGGCGATTGTCATATTTTTAGTATTTCGAGATTTGGAGATTGAAGATCCACTTTGGATTTATTTTCATTATGCAAACGTTTGGTTGAGACCTATCCATATTTTTTTATGGGTTCTTTCTCCATTTCTTTGGACAAACTTTCTTGTTTCTGTGTTTCAATCCTTTGGTAACAAAGACGGAAAATTAGGATCTTATTTGATTGAGGCAAGTCTTCCCATCTATTTAGTCCACCATCCAATTTCTTTATTTTTTGCTTATTGGGTAAGAGAGATTGAATGGGGGATATGGGTGAAATTTATTTCCCATATCCTTTTTGTTTTACTTGTTAGTTTTTTCTTATACGAAGTTTTAATCCGAAAAATAAAACCCCTTCGTTTTGTTTTCGGATTAAAGACTAAGTAG
- a CDS encoding flavin monoamine oxidase family protein, which yields MNRKSFLQKMSAVTLGAGFLLPKKSFGQTTTITTAETKPKSSSGKKAIVLGGGLSGLYAAYLLKQTGYDVTVIERGEKLGGRIATYENPELGILQDLGGEWIGEGQTDIKSLVKQLNLDLVPASITERFSFQKTNSDFLKISSASIETLEKVIDLHKSLGTTQKQGLDKINFSSYARYQGLTEEEIRSMNDLYRVILGADLNQISSESVLDDLSALQSALKPKFQVRGGAERIIKELTNSLRNQELILGETVTKVSQQKNQVTVELSSGRSVKGSLVICALPAAAVLDIKWTPGLPKDLIYSALRMQTGKISKNLSLVKSKESISKLFLSTNTAAETLYVSEAAIGTNITAVTSISTGDRAALFEKGSDRQKKNLMTSSLEEIENLELILESPFIFHSFQKTTGRPGFVSLFPPGSFGIKDVWAEPFERVYFAGEHLAFHTGSMDSAVASAIQAISKT from the coding sequence ATGAATCGAAAAAGTTTCCTACAAAAGATGAGCGCTGTCACTTTAGGGGCAGGCTTCCTACTTCCCAAAAAATCATTCGGACAAACCACAACGATCACAACGGCCGAAACCAAACCGAAGTCTAGCAGTGGAAAAAAAGCAATTGTTCTGGGTGGAGGACTCTCGGGTCTTTATGCGGCTTACCTCTTAAAACAAACCGGCTATGATGTTACCGTCATTGAAAGAGGAGAAAAATTGGGTGGGAGGATTGCCACATATGAAAATCCAGAACTAGGAATCTTACAAGATTTAGGTGGTGAGTGGATTGGAGAAGGCCAAACAGACATTAAAAGTTTGGTAAAACAACTGAACTTAGATTTGGTTCCTGCGAGTATAACTGAACGATTTTCATTCCAAAAAACAAATTCGGATTTCTTAAAAATTTCTTCTGCATCAATCGAAACTTTAGAGAAAGTCATTGATCTGCATAAATCTTTGGGTACTACACAAAAACAAGGATTAGACAAAATTAATTTTTCTTCTTATGCTAGATACCAAGGATTAACAGAAGAGGAAATTCGTTCGATGAATGATCTTTATCGAGTGATCCTAGGTGCGGACCTCAACCAAATTTCCAGCGAATCCGTGCTAGATGATCTTTCTGCTTTACAATCAGCGCTCAAACCAAAGTTCCAAGTGAGAGGTGGTGCCGAACGTATCATCAAAGAACTTACTAACTCATTACGAAATCAGGAATTGATTTTAGGAGAAACTGTAACCAAAGTCTCACAACAAAAAAATCAAGTCACAGTAGAATTGTCTTCTGGTAGATCCGTAAAAGGAAGTTTAGTCATTTGCGCTTTACCGGCTGCTGCAGTTCTCGATATCAAATGGACCCCAGGACTACCAAAAGATTTAATTTACTCTGCATTGAGAATGCAAACTGGAAAAATTTCCAAAAACTTGAGTTTGGTTAAATCCAAAGAATCAATATCAAAGCTCTTTTTATCCACAAATACAGCTGCCGAAACTTTGTACGTATCGGAAGCTGCCATCGGAACCAATATAACAGCCGTTACTTCAATTTCAACGGGAGACAGAGCCGCTTTATTTGAAAAAGGGAGTGATCGCCAAAAAAAGAATCTGATGACTTCCTCATTGGAAGAAATTGAGAACTTAGAGTTAATTCTTGAATCTCCATTTATTTTCCATAGTTTTCAAAAAACAACAGGACGCCCAGGATTTGTATCTTTGTTTCCTCCAGGAAGTTTCGGAATCAAAGATGTTTGGGCCGAACCTTTTGAACGTGTTTATTTTGCCGGAGAACATTTGGCTTTCCATACAGGAAGTATGGATTCTGCCGTTGCCTCAGCAATCCAAGCCATAAGCAAAACATAA
- a CDS encoding 7TM diverse intracellular signaling domain-containing protein: MSFQNINFFSLSLLVFLPGILLSEPAVLLSPEITGKSIWSDVLVLEDKDQSISEETITNGSLDSKFQKISSPNLGFSKSTFWIRVLVKNPTEDTIRWNLVFDFPLLDEIQIFGNEFPKSFVRTLGDVHPFSERNLDYRNPVFPLETKSGVSSVYYLKIISESTIPLTMSIWTEREFYDQLNKEQMIFGLFYGILFVMIAYNFFIYIFTYEKSYLFYMFFVSSIFFFHFINNGFAFQYLWPNWIFWANYSLPFFICVSCITGLIFSDNYLNLKKHLPKISKLMRLWAGILFLFSGFTFFLSYRIAMVTAILLTVPTALVMVFSGTSTYLSNVRAARYFLISWTFFLLGVLLYSLKSLGFLPDNQITRWTIQIGTALQTILLSLGLADRINFLTRSLRDHIKDLSHAKLKIEESEKRFREIFQGSDEVIIMMNENFEVINANRALSKHMGFRLDDLRGKKITDIVYTGKDQKSDYNVMYVTDKLTDLKMTGSIINFKTEFDQKYVKEPKEMYCRLQYIDFDETREVLATMSSQFEDTIIQLVDSEKIELSMNNYLRNAEIVSQKITSQLAKYLTTVEQTEVRSSVREIIINAVEHGNLNISFEEKSKALMEGNYLEFLQKRQEDPRYRQKRIKIEYSFNREYVAYRITDEGRGFDHKKHMEKSLEEMNEAHVQHGRGILMTKSVFDRIEYNDRGNQVSLIKYLNKD; this comes from the coding sequence TTGTCTTTCCAGAATATAAATTTTTTTTCCTTAAGTCTTCTGGTGTTTTTACCTGGAATTTTGTTATCGGAACCCGCGGTTCTCCTTTCACCAGAAATTACCGGCAAATCCATCTGGTCGGATGTTCTTGTTTTGGAAGACAAAGACCAATCCATTTCGGAAGAAACCATAACCAATGGATCTTTGGATTCCAAATTTCAAAAAATAAGTTCCCCTAATTTAGGTTTTTCGAAATCTACTTTCTGGATTCGAGTTTTAGTAAAAAACCCAACCGAAGATACAATCCGTTGGAATTTAGTATTTGATTTCCCACTTTTGGATGAAATTCAAATTTTTGGAAATGAGTTTCCTAAGTCTTTTGTTCGAACCTTGGGGGATGTACATCCTTTTTCAGAAAGAAATTTGGATTATCGAAATCCAGTTTTTCCTCTGGAAACTAAATCAGGAGTATCTTCTGTTTATTATTTAAAAATTATTTCAGAGTCCACTATTCCGCTAACAATGAGTATATGGACCGAACGTGAGTTTTATGATCAATTAAACAAAGAACAAATGATTTTCGGATTATTTTACGGAATCTTATTCGTGATGATTGCGTATAACTTTTTTATTTATATTTTCACTTATGAAAAAAGTTATCTTTTTTATATGTTTTTTGTTAGTTCTATTTTTTTCTTTCATTTTATTAATAATGGATTTGCTTTTCAATACCTATGGCCTAATTGGATTTTTTGGGCCAATTATTCTCTACCGTTTTTTATTTGTGTTTCTTGTATCACAGGGCTTATCTTTTCAGATAATTATTTAAATTTAAAAAAACACCTTCCTAAAATTTCCAAATTGATGAGGTTATGGGCGGGGATTCTTTTTTTGTTCTCAGGTTTTACATTTTTTTTGAGTTACCGAATTGCTATGGTTACGGCCATTCTACTCACCGTACCAACTGCTCTTGTAATGGTTTTTAGTGGAACATCTACTTATCTATCCAATGTAAGGGCAGCCCGTTATTTTTTGATATCGTGGACGTTTTTTCTTTTGGGTGTCCTTTTGTATTCTTTAAAGAGTTTGGGGTTTTTGCCAGACAATCAGATCACAAGATGGACCATTCAAATTGGAACAGCCTTACAAACCATTCTGTTGTCACTTGGACTAGCCGATCGAATCAATTTTTTAACAAGAAGTCTCAGGGATCATATTAAGGATCTTTCGCATGCAAAGTTAAAAATTGAAGAATCTGAAAAACGATTTCGTGAAATTTTCCAAGGTTCAGATGAAGTTATCATTATGATGAATGAAAATTTCGAAGTGATCAATGCAAACAGAGCATTATCAAAACATATGGGTTTTCGGTTGGATGACTTACGTGGTAAAAAGATTACAGACATAGTTTATACTGGCAAAGATCAAAAGTCTGATTACAACGTAATGTATGTCACGGATAAATTAACTGATTTAAAAATGACAGGTTCAATTATTAATTTTAAAACAGAATTTGATCAAAAATATGTAAAGGAACCAAAGGAAATGTACTGTAGATTGCAATACATTGACTTCGACGAAACAAGAGAAGTTTTGGCAACCATGTCATCTCAATTTGAGGATACTATTATCCAACTCGTTGACTCGGAAAAAATTGAACTCTCCATGAACAATTATCTGCGTAATGCGGAGATCGTATCTCAAAAGATTACTTCTCAACTAGCAAAGTATCTCACTACTGTGGAACAAACAGAAGTGAGATCATCGGTTCGTGAAATCATCATCAATGCTGTGGAACATGGAAATTTAAATATCAGTTTTGAAGAAAAATCCAAGGCTCTTATGGAAGGCAATTACTTGGAGTTTTTACAAAAAAGACAAGAAGATCCAAGGTATCGTCAAAAACGAATTAAAATCGAATATTCTTTTAATAGAGAATATGTTGCCTATCGAATCACAGATGAAGGTCGTGGTTTTGATCATAAAAAACATATGGAAAAATCTTTAGAAGAAATGAACGAAGCACATGTGCAACATGGACGTGGAATTCTAATGACAAAATCTGTTTTTGATCGGATTGAATATAACGATCGGGGAAACCAAGTCAGTTTGATTAAGTATTTAAATAAAGATTAG